Proteins encoded within one genomic window of Kibdelosporangium phytohabitans:
- a CDS encoding TM0106 family RecB-like putative nuclease: MISPGDLVDLLECEHRSVLDHALAMRVDGAPQPQDPQNLLVAKHGIAHEQATLERLEARFEVVKIDLPAPRPEALAKAAGQTRQAIESGAPVIYQAVFYDGSFYGRADFLIRDADGGYEPHDTKLTRHAKPSAVLQLTTYAAALRDAGYPAGPEMHLVLGDGSTHSYRVNDFLPLVLDLRARLAERLAQPARLPVQLWADERAACATCKFGTHCASGREGDRDLSLVANIRADQRRKLVAAGMSTIDDLANSTAMDRPSTMSAATFHGLRSQAAIQVIQDDSRTPDDPVGKVAYEVLSAEVLATLPQPSAGDVFFDMEGDPFALAGQGLEYLFGAVTVTGDGAEEFRPFWAHTRAQEKRAFEDFVDFALERAVKHPGSHIYHYAPYEVNALKRLAALHGTREEAVDTLLRTGALVDLYAVVRKGLRVSQRSYSIKYLEPLYMPDKRDGDVVNAVSSIEAYEEYLTLLAADDIPEAEAVLDGIKDYNEYDCVSTHRLYRFLLQVRTEAGIEPHQPEESELDVLVNETAEAEAAQRRAERAARIAAVVDPLLADLPEDPSQATEDEQARALLAAAVGYHRRETNPAWWDFFRQVGAPLSDLESDTACTVPVSLRSEDWSAPRGRVRNAKRVLHARCDPDRPHPFDTNEQVRLLYRGTPVNWTRNAKVVEATAETLTLEESAKPDETSNDVPIAVLPGDPVKPQPKDEAVYSLAEGVVGLLPMLPAHPGLDLLRRLPPQTIRGELPQGDDLVATVIRAVDALDGSTLAVQGPPGAGKTYLAGRLIAHLIRKGKSVGVTSNSHKAVENVLSSALAAGRELGVPIPCAKRAKAGKPDKDCQWDQPKDNNSLVRWRSDQGGGHLVGGTAWTFANAAVREERFDVLIIDEAGQFALADALAVSTCTRNLVLLGDPQQLPQVVQGTHPAGADASALGHLLGDADVIPSNLGYFMDQTRRMHPGVCDPVSRLSYAGLLHAHETAAERRVDGIEPGLYTHYVDHNHNITSSPEEADAVVAAVRALVGRTWVDGSTERPLTDEDILVVAPYNLQVRVVRRALAQAGFEQTRVGTVDKFQGQEAPVVLVTMTSSAAVDLPRGLDFLLSRNRLNVALSRAQALAMLICSPRLVQADIRDVDQMRLVSGMIGLQRGARHWNP, translated from the coding sequence GTGATCTCCCCCGGGGATCTTGTCGACCTCCTGGAATGCGAGCACCGCAGCGTTCTCGACCACGCGCTGGCCATGCGAGTCGACGGTGCGCCGCAGCCGCAGGATCCGCAGAACCTGCTGGTCGCCAAGCACGGCATCGCGCACGAGCAGGCGACGCTGGAGCGGCTCGAGGCGCGGTTCGAGGTCGTGAAGATCGACTTGCCCGCGCCGCGGCCCGAGGCGCTGGCGAAGGCGGCCGGGCAGACCCGGCAGGCCATCGAGTCCGGCGCTCCCGTGATCTACCAGGCGGTCTTCTACGACGGTTCGTTCTACGGCCGCGCGGACTTCCTGATCCGGGACGCGGACGGCGGTTACGAGCCGCACGACACCAAACTCACCCGCCACGCCAAGCCGTCGGCGGTGCTGCAGCTGACCACGTACGCCGCCGCCCTGCGGGACGCCGGGTACCCGGCGGGCCCGGAGATGCACCTCGTCCTGGGTGACGGGTCGACGCATTCCTACCGCGTCAACGATTTCCTGCCGCTGGTGCTGGATCTGCGTGCCCGGCTGGCCGAGCGGCTGGCCCAGCCCGCGCGACTGCCCGTCCAGCTGTGGGCGGACGAGCGGGCGGCGTGCGCGACGTGCAAGTTCGGCACGCACTGCGCGTCCGGCCGGGAAGGCGACCGGGACTTGTCGCTGGTGGCCAACATCCGGGCCGACCAGCGCCGGAAACTCGTGGCCGCGGGCATGTCGACCATCGACGACCTGGCCAACTCGACCGCGATGGACCGGCCGTCGACGATGTCCGCGGCCACCTTCCACGGCCTGCGTTCCCAGGCCGCCATCCAGGTCATCCAGGACGACTCCCGCACGCCCGACGACCCGGTCGGCAAAGTGGCCTACGAGGTGCTGTCGGCCGAAGTGCTCGCCACGTTGCCGCAGCCGAGCGCCGGTGACGTGTTCTTCGACATGGAAGGCGACCCGTTCGCCTTGGCCGGTCAGGGTTTGGAGTACCTGTTCGGCGCGGTCACCGTCACCGGCGACGGTGCCGAGGAGTTCCGGCCGTTCTGGGCGCACACCCGTGCGCAGGAGAAACGCGCGTTCGAGGATTTCGTGGACTTCGCGCTGGAGCGCGCGGTCAAGCACCCGGGCTCGCACATCTACCACTACGCGCCGTATGAGGTGAACGCGCTCAAGCGCTTGGCAGCGTTGCACGGCACGCGCGAGGAAGCCGTGGACACGCTGCTGCGGACGGGCGCGCTCGTCGACCTGTATGCCGTGGTGCGCAAAGGACTTCGTGTCTCGCAGCGGTCGTACTCGATCAAGTACCTGGAACCGCTGTACATGCCCGACAAGCGGGACGGTGACGTGGTCAACGCCGTGTCCAGCATCGAGGCGTACGAGGAATACCTGACGCTGCTTGCCGCCGACGACATCCCGGAGGCGGAGGCCGTCCTCGACGGGATCAAGGACTACAACGAGTACGACTGCGTGTCCACGCACCGGTTGTACCGGTTCCTGCTGCAGGTTCGCACCGAGGCGGGGATCGAACCGCACCAGCCGGAAGAGTCCGAACTGGACGTTCTGGTCAACGAGACCGCGGAGGCCGAGGCCGCGCAGCGGCGGGCCGAACGCGCGGCCCGGATCGCCGCCGTCGTCGACCCGCTGCTCGCCGACCTGCCCGAGGATCCTTCGCAGGCAACGGAAGACGAGCAGGCACGGGCGCTGCTGGCCGCCGCGGTCGGCTACCACCGGCGGGAGACCAACCCGGCGTGGTGGGACTTCTTCCGCCAGGTCGGCGCGCCGCTGTCCGACCTGGAATCGGATACCGCTTGCACGGTCCCGGTTTCGCTGCGCTCCGAGGACTGGTCCGCGCCCAGGGGCAGGGTGCGCAACGCCAAACGCGTGCTGCACGCCCGGTGCGATCCCGACCGGCCGCACCCGTTCGACACGAACGAGCAGGTCCGCCTGCTGTACCGGGGCACACCGGTCAACTGGACCCGCAACGCGAAGGTCGTCGAGGCGACCGCCGAGACGCTCACCCTGGAGGAGAGCGCCAAGCCGGACGAGACGTCCAACGACGTCCCGATCGCGGTGCTGCCCGGCGACCCGGTGAAACCGCAACCGAAGGACGAGGCGGTGTACTCGCTGGCCGAGGGCGTGGTCGGGCTCCTGCCGATGCTGCCCGCCCATCCCGGCCTCGACCTGCTGCGCAGGCTGCCGCCGCAGACCATCCGCGGCGAGCTGCCCCAGGGTGACGACCTGGTCGCCACGGTGATCCGCGCGGTGGACGCGCTGGACGGCTCGACGCTGGCCGTGCAGGGCCCGCCCGGCGCCGGGAAGACGTACCTGGCCGGGCGGTTGATCGCGCACCTGATCCGCAAGGGCAAGTCCGTCGGGGTCACGTCCAACAGCCACAAGGCCGTGGAGAACGTGCTCAGCTCCGCACTGGCCGCGGGACGGGAGCTCGGCGTGCCGATCCCGTGCGCGAAACGCGCGAAAGCCGGGAAACCCGACAAGGACTGCCAGTGGGATCAGCCCAAGGACAACAATTCCTTGGTGCGCTGGCGTTCCGACCAGGGCGGCGGGCACCTCGTCGGCGGCACCGCGTGGACGTTCGCCAACGCAGCCGTCCGTGAAGAACGCTTCGACGTGCTGATCATCGACGAGGCCGGCCAGTTCGCGCTCGCCGACGCGCTCGCGGTGTCGACGTGCACGCGCAACCTCGTACTGCTCGGCGACCCGCAGCAGCTGCCGCAGGTCGTGCAGGGCACGCACCCGGCGGGAGCGGACGCGTCCGCGTTGGGGCATCTGCTGGGCGACGCGGACGTGATCCCATCGAACCTCGGCTACTTCATGGACCAGACCCGGCGCATGCACCCCGGTGTGTGCGACCCGGTTTCCCGGCTGTCATACGCGGGCCTGCTGCACGCGCACGAAACCGCCGCGGAGCGGCGCGTGGACGGCATCGAACCCGGCCTGTACACGCACTATGTCGATCACAACCACAACATCACGAGCTCGCCCGAGGAAGCCGACGCTGTCGTGGCCGCGGTGCGGGCACTCGTCGGCCGCACCTGGGTGGACGGATCGACCGAGCGGCCGTTGACCGACGAGGACATCCTCGTTGTGGCGCCGTACAACTTGCAGGTCAGGGTCGTCCGCCGGGCGTTGGCGCAGGCCGGGTTCGAGCAGACGCGAGTCGGCACCGTCGACAAGTTCCAAGGCCAGGAAGCGCCGGTGGTGCTCGTCACAATGACGTCGTCGGCCGCGGTCGACCTGCCGCGGGGGCTGGATTTCCTGCTGTCGCGCAACCGGTTGAACGTGGCGCTGTCGCGTGCCCAGGCACTGGCCATGTTGATCTGTTCGCCGCGGCTCGTGCAGGCCGACATCCGGGACGTCGACCAGATGCGACTGGTGTCCGGAATGATCGGTTTGCAGCGTGGCGCCCGCCACTGGAACCCGTGA